From the genome of Acidaminococcus sp.:
CATCCGGTCTTTTTCTGCAGTTTCACAGCAAGAACCCAGCAAGCAAAAATCAGCGTCAATCCGAAAAAAGGAGATTGGGTTAATCCGTCAAGCATGGGTGCCACCTCTGCGCTTCTGCAGGCGCATACACACCTGTACGGTCCACGCCGTCACTGCGTACACGAGCGGCGTCGTCACAAGTGTGATGACAAGAAACGGGACGAGATAGTTTCTGAGCGTTTCCACATACTCCATCGCACCCACTACGGCGGGCACGAAGAAGATTCCCATGTTGCGGATGAAGAATCCGCCCACATTCGAAATTTGCGCGGGCCGGATAATTTTTCGATATAGCAGTGCCGTCAAAATCAACAGACTAATGACACTATACGGCACTTTGACATCCTCCCACGAATAAATTCGTGGGATTCCTGAGTGACTAACGCCCTCTGCTACCTTGCGATAGTCTTACGAGGACTCCTGCAGCTGGACGATGCCCCGCCCAGTATTGTTTACTTCAGGCCGATTCAAGTATTCGCAGGCCTTCCTGATGGATATTACGGGCAGCATTCCTGTCCCTGTCATGATGCGAACCACAGGCAGGGCAAACCCATTCGCGAATACGGAGATCTTTCATCTCAGGATTCTTATAGCTGCATTCCGAGCAGAGTTGGCTAGACGGGAAGTATGGATCTACTTTAACGATTCTTGTACCAACCTGCCTGCCTACATAAGCGAGGATATTCTCGAACTCAGAAAGCCCGTAGTCCATAACCTTTTTCCCGTGGCCTTTCTGCATGAACTTCATATTCAAGTCCTCAAGACAGATGACTGCGTAGCGGGAGCATAATTCTCTTGCCAACTGCCAGTGAAAAGCATTACGCTGATTCGCAATCCTACGATGCAGACGAGCCAATTCCTGGCGAGCCCTGCACCGATTGTTTGACTGCATACGTTTCCTCGACAGCTTGCGATTGGCACGGGCAATTTCGTTCCTGGCTTTGCGGAAAAATCCTGGTTCCCGGATATCTTCCTCCGGATTTTCAGCTATGAGCATTTTGCCATTGAAACCGAAATCGAAGCCGACGCTTTTACCTGTTCGTGCTCCTACTTCGATATCCGGCAATTCGCAGGTGAAATAGAGATAGATATCACCAAGACTGTCTCGTTTGACAGTCAAAGTCTTAATTTTGCCTTCGATGTTGCGGCTTTTCGCATAGCGGTATTTCTGTTTTGCGATATAGACAATACCATGCTCCTGATCCAGTTTCCAGCCAGCCTGTTTGAGCGTATAGGATTTATACTTTCGTACCTTGCGGAATCCTGGTGGTGCCGTCTTCCGCTCCCGCTTCAGGTTTTCCCAGAAAAGCTTATAGCCCCTGTCAATGCGTTGAGTAACATCTTGCAAGGCTTGCGAGCCAATCTCTTTCAGATAAGCAAAACGCGGTATTTTCTTAAGCTTCGTGAGATGCTTCTGGAGCGCATAGAGGTTCAATGACTTATGGTACAGTTTCCAATATCTCTTATGCAGGGCAATGCAATGATTATAGGCCATTCCGGCAGCATTAATCTGTCGATGCAGCTTTTTGTTCCGCTTAGCACGGAACAGCTTGAACCCGAATGTCCTGACCATTGCTTTTCACCCCCTGGTTTTTTGAGTATCCACATAGCGTTTAATCGTTTCGCTGCTAACATTGCCGGCCGTCGAAACAAAATAGCTCCTGGTCCATAATGACGACATACCACTCAGTTGAGGAAATTCATTTCGAAGTCGATGGGAGGAAGCTCCTTTCACCTTCCTCATAATTTCGGCAGGGGATTGCTTCGGCCAGCACCTTAAAAACAAATACACATGGTCGATATGGCATTCCATGGCAAGGATTTCAATTTTAAGTTCCTCGCATATCTGCCGTGTCAGCTCCTTGAATCTCTCCTCGACATGAGGAATCAAGAATATCTTGCGGCGGTATTTGGGACAGAATACAAAATGATAGTTGATGAAAGATACTGTTGTTTTTGTCCTGAAATATTTATTTTCCATGATGTTAGCATAACATATTGATAGATAATTATCAATTAACCATCTACGAGCATGCAAAATATCATTTTGTTTTTAGTGGACGAGTTTCATCCCATGGTTAAAACCAAGGGCTTTCACTCGCTGGGGATTTGTAAACCTGTAAAAGGCAGCATCTCCGCAATGGCTACGCCGGCCAGACAGACGCCGCTGATCAGTGCCAGTTCCGTCACAATATTCATATGTTCCCCCTCATCAAATAGTATTAGACAATTATGAGTATAACGTATATGGCTGTAGAAAAAAGTAGCGAGACGTAAAGTTATAAGTTATGAGTTATGAGCTGTGAGTATCGTAGTGCAGGCAGGTTGGCAGGTACGGTGCAAGGCAGATTGCAGACAGCAGCAGATAGTGGGAATCTATGCGAAGTGGTTAGTGGGCAGTGGTTAGTACGCTAATGCAGAATTTTTCCTTAGCGGAGAGCGGCCCTTTGGGCATCTAGCTTCACCTTCAGCAAAGCGATACAGCCTGATAAGCAGAATCAAAAAATAGCCGCAGCCACATTAGCGTTGTGGTTACGGCTGTTTTATTCACTCAAGGCAAAATTGCTGTGGCAATTTTGTTTCCTTAGGCGGAATGCGGAC
Proteins encoded in this window:
- a CDS encoding transposase, which gives rise to MVRTFGFKLFRAKRNKKLHRQINAAGMAYNHCIALHKRYWKLYHKSLNLYALQKHLTKLKKIPRFAYLKEIGSQALQDVTQRIDRGYKLFWENLKRERKTAPPGFRKVRKYKSYTLKQAGWKLDQEHGIVYIAKQKYRYAKSRNIEGKIKTLTVKRDSLGDIYLYFTCELPDIEVGARTGKSVGFDFGFNGKMLIAENPEEDIREPGFFRKARNEIARANRKLSRKRMQSNNRCRARQELARLHRRIANQRNAFHWQLARELCSRYAVICLEDLNMKFMQKGHGKKVMDYGLSEFENILAYVGRQVGTRIVKVDPYFPSSQLCSECSYKNPEMKDLRIREWVCPACGSHHDRDRNAARNIHQEGLRILESA
- the tnpA gene encoding IS200/IS605 family transposase, which gives rise to MENKYFRTKTTVSFINYHFVFCPKYRRKIFLIPHVEERFKELTRQICEELKIEILAMECHIDHVYLFLRCWPKQSPAEIMRKVKGASSHRLRNEFPQLSGMSSLWTRSYFVSTAGNVSSETIKRYVDTQKTRG
- a CDS encoding CidA/LrgA family protein; amino-acid sequence: MPYSVISLLILTALLYRKIIRPAQISNVGGFFIRNMGIFFVPAVVGAMEYVETLRNYLVPFLVITLVTTPLVYAVTAWTVQVCMRLQKRRGGTHA